CTGTCTCTATTTGTATTAATTTTTAACCCATCGCAGTTTAAGTCTTTTATAAGCTTTATCTTTTTATCATTTGCAGATTTCTCCATGATATAAAATATTTCTTCAATCTCTTTATCAATTATAATATTCTCTGTTGCAAATCCTTCTTTTAAATTCTCTATTTCCGAAAGTGTCAATATATCGTTTATTAGTCTAGTTAACCTTTCTGTTTCAAATTCTATTATTTCAAGAAATTTATCACGAGCTTGTACATTATCAATTGCGCCTTCCCTCAGTGTTTCTACAAAACCTCTTATAGATGTCAAAGGGGTTCTAAGTTCATGTGAAACATTTGCAACAAAATCACTTCTTATTTTTTCAAGTTTTCTAACCTCAGTGATATCATTTATTATTACAACAAAGCCTAGTTTTTTCTGGGTAACCTGATGAATAATAGGACTTGAATATATTTTAAGAGATTTGTTATATGTGTTTAGTTCAAGATTTTTGATGGTGTATTCTTTATTCTTTATGATATTTTCTAATATATCGTGAAATTTTGTGTTTCTCACTACATCGAGGATGTGTTTTCCTATAATATCATTTTCCTTAATATCTAAAATTGCTCTTGCTGAATCATTTATTAAAAGTATTTTTTCATTATCGTCAAAAGCTATGACACCATTTATTATACTTTTTAATATTGCTTCAAGTTTAGCATTTCTATCGTAAAGTTCATCTATCGTTTCCCTAAGCCTTTCTGACATTATATTTATTGCTGACGATAGTTGCCCGATTTCATCAATGGATTTTATTTCTATCCTATGTTCATAATTACCCTTAGTTATTTCTTTTGCAACATCTGTAATTTCATTTATTGGACTTACTATGCTTTTAACAAATCTATATCCGAAGATATTACTTATCAATAAGCCATGGAGTATTGCCAATAAAAATCTCAAGTTTGATACATACCCGATGAAAAATACTGAAGATATTAGAACACCTAGAAAACTTAATAGAAAATAGCTGTAGTAAAGTTTTTTAAGCATTGCTTTCACCTTTATCTCTTAGTTTATACCCGATTCCCCTAACAGTTTCAATGTAGATTGGTGATTTATCATCATCTTCTATCTTTTTTCTTAGGTGTCTTATATGAACATCAACGGTTCTGGTCTCGCCTGCGTATTCATATCCCCACACTTTATCGAGTAAATAATCCCTTGTAAGCACTTTCCCGATATTTTGTGATAATAATTTTAGAAGCTCAAATTCTTTTAAAGTGAGGTCAAGGATTTCACCGCTTTTATATACGATATGCTTCTCTGTATCTATCAATATATCTCCAAATTTTATTATTTCGTCAACATCTTTGTCATTTTTAGATCTTCTTAAGACAACTTTAATTCTTGCCAATAATTCCCTTATACTAAAGGGTTTTGTAATGTAATCATCTGCACCAAGTTCCAATCCAAGTACTTTATCAAATTCTTCACTTTTAGCAGTTAACATTATTATAGGTATATTTTTGAGCTGTTCATTTCTTTTAATATTTTTACAAACATCGAGGCCGTCTATATCCGGCAACATCAAATCCAAAAGCACAAGGTCTGGAGTATTTTCTACACATTTTTCAATCCCATCTTTTCCATTATCGGTTAAAATTACATTATATCCTTGCGCCTCAAGATTATACCTTAAGAGTTCGAGTATATGTGCTTCATCTTCAATAACGAGTATTGTTTGTGACATTATTGCACCTCCCATATCATAGAGCATGTACACATTTTAAATATTTATTTTTTCTCATTATCGTTTAACAACTTTTTTAGTTCGTCCATAAAGGTATTTATGTCTTTAAATTGTCTATAAACAGAAGCAAATCTCACGTATGCAACTTCATCAACATTTTTTAATTTTTCCATAACCATTTCGCCAATTTCTGTCGATGTGATTTCCTTTTCATATGAATTATAAATTTCTCTTTCTATTTCGTCAGCAATTTCTTCTAACTTTTTAATTGGAACAGGCCTTTTTTCACAGGCTTTAATCATCCCCTTTAAAACTTTATCTCTATCATAGGTTTCTCTACTTAAATCCTTCTTTATGACAAGTATCGGCACTTGTTCAACTTTTTCATATGTTGTAAATCTCTTTCCACACTTTATACATTCCCTTCGCCGTCTTATTGATGTTGAATCATCAGTAGGACGTGAGTCAATTACCTTTGAATCCAAAAAGCCGCAAAAGGGGCATTTCATTTTACAACCTCCACATATCATTTACTAATAAAATTATAATAAACTTAATATAAATAGTCAAACATGTGTTACATTTTCATCTACATTTACTAAAATAACATCTGAACCTATTTTTTTGACTGCTTTCCATGGTATAAATATTTCTATATCTTTACTGAAGAGTCTAAATCCTTTTCCTTCACCTGGCAAAATAAAACCTTCTATTTTCCCTTCGCCAAGGTTAACCTCAATGTCTATCATATTGCCAAGCTTTTTACCTGTATTTATATCTATAATATCCTTATCCATTAATTCTGATGTTTTAAACATTATAAAATCCCCCTTAAACCTTTTTTATATTATAATATATGAAAAAAATTTGTTTAGATTACATCCTTGTGAGAATAAAACAATTGAAATACATGTTTCCATATGGATAATAATATATGTAATATATAGCCTAATAATTCACCCACTTCAATACATCAATGTATGTGTTGAGTACAACTCTTTATATAAAAAATAACTTGCCATTGATGGCAAGTTATATAAATTTTCTCATATGTGTTAATGCCGATTTTTCAAGTCTTGATACTTGAGCTTGAGAAATTCCTATTTCTTTCGCTACTTCCATTTGTGTTTTTCCTTCAAAAAACCTCATTGTTAGAATCATTTTTTCTCTATCATTTAACTTTCTAATTGCTTCTTTTAATGCAATCTGTTCGAGCCATACCTCATCAACGTTTTTATCGTCCCCAATCTGATCCATGACATATATCGCATCACCGCCATCGTGATATATTGGCTCAAATAATGAAACCGGATCTTGGATTGCATCAAGTGCAAAAACTACTTCTTCTCTTGGTATATTTAATTCCTTTGCTATATCACCAACCGTTGGCTCCTTTGATTTTTCGTTTATCAATTTATCTCTAACTTGTAGTGCTTTATATGCAACATCTCTTAATGATCTACTTACTCTTATGGAATTATTATCTCTTAAATAACGTCTTATTTCACCTATAATCATTGGAACCGCATATGTTGAAAACTTCACATTTTGATTGAGATCGAAATTATCTATAGCTTTTATTAAGCCAATACAGCCTACCTGAAACAAATCATCTACATATTCACCGCGATTATTGAATCTCTGAATCACGCTTAATACAAGTCTCAAATTTCCATTGATAAATTCTTCTCTTGCATTTTTATCGCCATTTTTCATTTTTATTAAAAGCTCTTTTTGTTTAGCACCTTTTAAAACTGGCAGTTTTGATGTATTAACACCGCAGATTTCTACTTTGTTGTTCATACGCCTTTCCTCCAAATGTATTGCTTATTTTAAAGTATTACCTGCGGGATAAATTTTATTCAATTTTATACAAGTCTATTTATTTCTTTTTTTAATCTCTTTAAAATTCTTTTTTCAAGCCTTGAAATATAGGATTGAGATATGCCAAGCATATCTGCTACTTCCTTTTGTGTCTTCTCTGAGCCACCACCAAGACCGAACCTCAAGCCTATTATTCTTTTCTCTCTATCAGATAGCTTTTTTATTGCTGATGAAAGTAATTGTTTGTCAACCTCATCTTCTATCATTTTATACACCAATTCATTGTCAGTGCCAAGTATATCTGAAAGCAAAAGTTCATTTCCATCCCAATCAATATTTAAAGGTTCATCAAATGATATTTCCATGCGAGTTTTATTATTTCTTCTTAAATACATTAATATTTCATTTTCAATGCATCTTGATGCATATGTTGCAAGTTTAATCTTCTTATGTGGATTAAAAGTATTAATAGCTTTAATAAGTCCAATTGTTCCAATAGATATTAGGTCTTCTATTCCAACACCAGTATTTTCAAATTTCTTTGCAATATATACAACAAGCCTTAAATTTCTTTCTATAAGCATTGACTTTGCGACATTATCACCATCTTCCATTTTTGATATAAGATATAGCTCTTCTTCGCTAGATAGCGGTGGTGGCAATGCCTCACTACCGCCAACATAAAATATTGATTCTCTAAGATTAAGTTTTTCAAGAATCTTGATGATAATTAATTGCATAGAAATTTTTAATTTTGTTTTGAGCTTCATTTTAAACTCCTCCACTATACAAGTAGTTCTGGCCCTATCAGTGCCTCATACTCCCCTGTTTTATTGAGCCTTTTTAAATAGATACCTATAATAACGTCTTTTAATGTTTTTTCATTATCATCTATAATTACATTATCTGGCATAAAACCGACAAGCATTCCGTTATCATTTCCTACTGATTTAAATGGAACTACCCTAAATCTCTCTAACCATTCATCCTCTTTTATGACCTCTGGTATTTTAAATACATCATTTAGATTACCTTCTTTATATAAATTTTTGATTCCTTCTGGTAATATATCTTTTATTGCATTATATTCCACAATAACAACGGGAAAATTTGATAAAGGGTCATATAATGTATTACCTGTATCAAGTACAGCCTTTATATCTTTTTTTAAATCTTTTATATTTATGTGTAGAACATGAATAAGATTACTGTTGATGTTTTTCTTTACTATATAACCCCAATTTATATAAATTAAAAGAATAGATATAATTATAGATCCAATAATTATTTGCTTAAAATTGAAATTAACAAGATATATTAAAGCAAATGCCACACCTCCTATTAT
This portion of the Thermoanaerobacterium sp. RBIITD genome encodes:
- the pnpS gene encoding two-component system histidine kinase PnpS, whose translation is MLKKLYYSYFLLSFLGVLISSVFFIGYVSNLRFLLAILHGLLISNIFGYRFVKSIVSPINEITDVAKEITKGNYEHRIEIKSIDEIGQLSSAINIMSERLRETIDELYDRNAKLEAILKSIINGVIAFDDNEKILLINDSARAILDIKENDIIGKHILDVVRNTKFHDILENIIKNKEYTIKNLELNTYNKSLKIYSSPIIHQVTQKKLGFVVIINDITEVRKLEKIRSDFVANVSHELRTPLTSIRGFVETLREGAIDNVQARDKFLEIIEFETERLTRLINDILTLSEIENLKEGFATENIIIDKEIEEIFYIMEKSANDKKIKLIKDLNCDGLKINTNRDRLRQMIINLIDNGIKYTQEGGYVKVSTIDSYDEIIITVEDSGIGISKENIPRLFERFYRIDKGRSRKLGGTGLGLAIVKHIVESMKGNITVESEVGRGTKFTINLPKS
- a CDS encoding response regulator transcription factor; the encoded protein is MSQTILVIEDEAHILELLRYNLEAQGYNVILTDNGKDGIEKCVENTPDLVLLDLMLPDIDGLDVCKNIKRNEQLKNIPIIMLTAKSEEFDKVLGLELGADDYITKPFSIRELLARIKVVLRRSKNDKDVDEIIKFGDILIDTEKHIVYKSGEILDLTLKEFELLKLLSQNIGKVLTRDYLLDKVWGYEYAGETRTVDVHIRHLRKKIEDDDKSPIYIETVRGIGYKLRDKGESNA
- the nrdR gene encoding transcriptional regulator NrdR, whose translation is MKCPFCGFLDSKVIDSRPTDDSTSIRRRRECIKCGKRFTTYEKVEQVPILVIKKDLSRETYDRDKVLKGMIKACEKRPVPIKKLEEIADEIEREIYNSYEKEITSTEIGEMVMEKLKNVDEVAYVRFASVYRQFKDINTFMDELKKLLNDNEKK
- a CDS encoding YlmC/YmxH family sporulation protein, whose amino-acid sequence is MFKTSELMDKDIIDINTGKKLGNMIDIEVNLGEGKIEGFILPGEGKGFRLFSKDIEIFIPWKAVKKIGSDVILVNVDENVTHV
- the sigG gene encoding RNA polymerase sporulation sigma factor SigG codes for the protein MNNKVEICGVNTSKLPVLKGAKQKELLIKMKNGDKNAREEFINGNLRLVLSVIQRFNNRGEYVDDLFQVGCIGLIKAIDNFDLNQNVKFSTYAVPMIIGEIRRYLRDNNSIRVSRSLRDVAYKALQVRDKLINEKSKEPTVGDIAKELNIPREEVVFALDAIQDPVSLFEPIYHDGGDAIYVMDQIGDDKNVDEVWLEQIALKEAIRKLNDREKMILTMRFFEGKTQMEVAKEIGISQAQVSRLEKSALTHMRKFI
- the sigE gene encoding RNA polymerase sporulation sigma factor SigE, translated to MKLKTKLKISMQLIIIKILEKLNLRESIFYVGGSEALPPPLSSEEELYLISKMEDGDNVAKSMLIERNLRLVVYIAKKFENTGVGIEDLISIGTIGLIKAINTFNPHKKIKLATYASRCIENEILMYLRRNNKTRMEISFDEPLNIDWDGNELLLSDILGTDNELVYKMIEDEVDKQLLSSAIKKLSDREKRIIGLRFGLGGGSEKTQKEVADMLGISQSYISRLEKRILKRLKKEINRLV
- the spoIIGA gene encoding sigma-E processing peptidase SpoIIGA, which codes for MGLVKLYVDVIFLENLIINYIILYLTKRFSKAKTRNLNLFFGSFIGALYVVMIFLSLPDIFYSFSFKIIISILIIIITFGIKKLYEFIKLLSIFYMISFIIGGVAFALIYLVNFNFKQIIIGSIIISILLIYINWGYIVKKNINSNLIHVLHINIKDLKKDIKAVLDTGNTLYDPLSNFPVVIVEYNAIKDILPEGIKNLYKEGNLNDVFKIPEVIKEDEWLERFRVVPFKSVGNDNGMLVGFMPDNVIIDDNEKTLKDVIIGIYLKRLNKTGEYEALIGPELLV